The Aeromonas veronii genome includes the window GTGGTTCTTCGTCGGGTGACACGGCGGCGATTAAAAACATGATGCAAACGGCCATGGGTTGGTGGGGCGGTACGCCTGGAAACTTGAGTGCTATTAATAGCCAGCTCACGGGGATTTCTAATAGTGTGGCTCCTATGTTTCCCATGCTGGAACACTTCAATAAACAGCAGACGAATTTACAAACTCAGATGGCCGGGGATTTGGCTGCCATCAAGGACGCAATCAAGGATGGGGCTGGCTCGGGTGGCGATGGCGGGGTAGGGGACAAGCCTTGCACTGGCCCGCTTTGCACGTTCTCGCCGCCTTCTGGTGCTGGCGGCACGGGGTTCTCTGACATCTTTGGCGAAGTGGCGATTGCCGGCGTTAAGCAGCAGATTGTTGAAAAGGAAAAGGCGCTTAAAGACAAGATGCAAGAGGTTAGATCTGTGTTCATTGCCGACCCGCTCGAGATATCAGGCACTTACAATACAGACTTTCACGATATTAAAGGCGCCAATATAGATTTAAGTGGCAAATCTAATTTTGAACTTTTCTTTTCACTGGGGCCAAAACAAGCGCTCTGGTTCTTGGCTGTCCTAGTCGCGTTCGCAATTTTGATGGGGGGGAGGAAAAATGCGTAATATCATTTTATGGGGTTTGCTGCTTATGCCTTCGCTTGCGCTGGCCGCTGACGAGCCGTCATTCCTTGACTACATAGCCGATAGGCTCAACGGCATGCACTACGTTATTACCGAAGAGGTGCCGGGCATATTCCATCGCTTTGTTGCTTGGGGTATTGAGTTTTATACTCTCTGCGTCATAACAGCTAAATTACAGATGATTGAGTTTGCCTATCTGGTCGCTAAGCAGATAGCCACCGATATAAATATCAGTGGTTACTTGCTCTCTTCTATATCTCAATTGCCTTCTAGTGTACGTTGGGGGCTTGAGCAATTGGGGTTCGTTAATGGGTTAAATTTAATTATTAATTGTTACATAACCCGCTTCGTAATGAATATTATGGGGTGGTAAATGGCAATCGTAATTGAACATGGTCACAACGGCTCATATAAAAGCTCGTCAGTCATTTGGTATCGATTATTACCGGCATTAAGGGAAGGGCGTTTAGTGGTAACGAACGCCGCCGGGATGTATCCTTTGCATCGTATTGAAGAGTTCTTGGGTGAAAAATTCCCAGAAACAGCCAGGCTATTTAGAGTTTCATCGCAAGACCCTAAAGCACAGCAATTATGGCGAGTTTGGCATCACTGGATGCCAATAGGTGCATTTGTATTTATAGATGAGTGTCAGGATATATATGATCGGGATGTATTTTCAGGTAAGCCTGAATATGACTTAAAGCCCATAGACTATTACGATAGTATTTTACCTGCTGACTTTATTCAGCAGTACAAGGATACATTAGAGAGCTATCGCCCTGATAATATCGAAGAGTGTGATATTGATGACACTGGAAAGGTTGTATTTGATGAGGCCGGGCGAATTATGTATCCCACATCGCCAAAAGAATCTTTTATGCGGCATCGTCATTATAACTGGGATGTGGTGCTTGCAACCCCAGATATAACGGCTATTCCTCGACCTGTTCGCGCTTGCTGTGAAGTGGCTTTTTCTTATAGCAGCAAGGACAGCTTTATTCTTTCAAAACGGAAACCACGCATCTATGAGCACAATCCGCTTGATAACGGCATCCCTACGAAGCAGAGCGTTATATTTAAAAGGCATGTGCCTGTGGCTGTTCACCGTCTATATAAATCCACGCAAACTGGAAACATTACCAAGTCAGGGCAGTCAAAAGGCCCGCTTTCTTCTTTTAAAGTCCGGCTTGTCTTATTTGGCGTCCTTCCGTGCTTACTTGGTTATTTCTTTTATCTTCTTTATCAGCGGTCTGCGATGGATAATCCGCTCGTTAAAGAGGCCGCTATGGTGGATAGTTCGGGTGGTGCTGATTCGACTGCTGGTTCTGTGGCTATGCCTGTTTCTGGTTCGGATGGTGTCGGCGCAGTTGCTGGGCAGCCTTTTTTGATGCCGTTCCGGGTGACTGAATTATTTATGACTGGGGCCAGTGGTGCCATATATGCCGGGCGGTTCGAGGGGATGGTCATTTTCTCTGGCGTTCGTGGCAATCAAGAGCTGGCCTTTAACTCTGACGACTTGGTGAACATGGGCTATAAGGTCGATTACCTGGGCGATTGCTATTCGGTGGTGACTGACAAGACTGGCCGGGCCATCACCGTCAACTGTGCACCGAGGATCTACAGCAAGCCCGAGGCATCTGGCAAAAATGTCATGCCTGACAACGTTGTCCAGTTGGCAAACATGACCAATTTGTCGAGCTAAAAAAATACGACTGCGCCGGGCCGCGCAGCCCGCGTAGCGGGCCGAGCGGCAAGGGCCAGCGGCCCGGCGCAGTTGGTGCCGATAAACAGAATTATCGGCATCAGCCAACTCTGACACCCCATCCCGCCACACAGCAAGCCACAACCGCGCATAATGTATATTATGTTAAATAAAGTGTTCGGGTATTCTGTTTCCACCCATTGAACTGTGTATAATGGGAATCATTGATCCTATCCCCGACCGGATGTCTTAAGTGGCTGAATTAGCATCAGAACAATTAAAACCCGCTTTCTCGATCGAGCAGTTTCCTGCCCTGAGTGAACTCGAACCTATCCCTTTCGCAGCCCTGCAACCCAGGGCCATTTCGGGCATCAAGAGGCTGGCCAGTTTTGATGGTGACTGCCCGGTCATGCTGCTCAACGGATTTCCTGGCGCGGATTATGAACATGTCTGCCAGACGCTGATCGCCGCCTCCAACGGCAAGGATGGCGATCTGTTCGATCTTTGCTACACCGAGAACCTCAATAACCCGTTCAAGCCTATCTGGCTACGTCTGCAACCAGGCACCGGATTCGAGTTCTGCGAGATGGTTGGTGAGCTGCTCAAGCTGATGAGCCATCATCTGGATGCCGAACGATTGGTCACCCGCATCATCCGCAAGCAGGAAAACGACCCCAAGATCGTGGATTTTCTCTCCGATCTGGCGGCCCATGTCGCTCAAGGGCTCGAATTCCAGCATCCGGTGCTCATCAACCTGTTGATCCATCATGAAGAGCAACAGGCGCCTATCGTTTACGGTCGGGATCTGAACTGGGACACCCTGTTTGGTTCCATCAATTACCAGACAGAACAAGGCTCTGTGTATGCCAACCAGCACTTGCTGGAGCCAGGCCTGATGCGTGAAGCCAATGGCGGCTATCTCATCTTGCAGCTCGATGAACTGCTGGATCAGCCCCATCTCTGGTTCAAACTCAAGAACGCCATGTTCAAGGGAGAACTGGACTGGAACGCCTACCAGGAAGGCAAGACTCTGACCCCCTTCTTCACGCCAGAAGCGACTCCTATCCGGTTCAAGCTGATCCTGGTGGGAGACCGACTGGAAGTGGCGGAGTTCCAGATGCTGGACAGAGACATGTCGGAGCGCATCTTCCTGCGGGCCGATCTGGTCTCCGAGGTGAACATCGAGGAGGACTTGCCAGCGTTTCTGCAATATCTGGCCTGGCTGCGGGAGCGTTGGGAGCTGCTGGACTTTACGCCGGCTGCCCTCCTCGCTCTGTGCCGTCATGCCAGCCGGTTGTGCGATCATCAGGAGTGGCTCGCCCTGTCAGAAGTGCAGCTCAGTGCCCTCATGCGCATGGCCGACAGCCTGGCACGGGAGATGGAGGCTGACATCGTCACCGACGAGCACATCATGCTCGCGCTGGAGGAGCAGGATTACCGCCTCAATTATCTGGTGGAGCAATCGGATCAGGGGGTCATCGATGGCCAGATCCTGCTGCAGACCGATGGTGAGGAGGTCGGCCAGATCAACGGTCTCTCCGTCATTCAGGTGGCCGGTCATCCCTACGACTTTGGTGAGCCTGTGCGCCTCACTGCCACTGTTCATCTGGGGGATGGCGACGTGGCGGACATCGAGCGCAAGGCGGAACTCGCCGGCCATATCCACGCCAAGGCGATGATGATCATCCACGGTTACCTCTCCAACAAGTTTGGTGCAGAGAATCCCTCCCCCCTCTCGGCCAACCTGGTGTTTGAGCAGTCCTACCACGAGATAGATGGTGACAGCGCCTCCCTGACCGGCCTGTGTGCCCTGCTCTCCGCCCTCGCCCGCCAGCCCATTTATCAACACTTTGCCGTAACCGGCGCCGTTGACCAGTTTGGCAATGTGCAGGCCGTGGGGGGCGTCAACGAGAAGATCGAAGGCTTCTTCCGGGTGTGCAAGATCCACGGCCTCACCGGCAAGCAAGGGATACTGCTGCCCGGCACCAACGCCCAGCAGCTCAACCTGTCCGATGAGGTGATTGCCGCCGTTGAGGCAGGCCAGTTCCACATCCATCCGGTGGATCATGTGGAGGAAGCCATCGAGCTGCTCACCGGCTGCGTGGCGGGCGAGCCTGACATGCCGGACACCCTGTTTGGCCGGATCCAGGAAAGGCTGGATGAACTCAATGGCACTGCGCCCAAGAGCGGGCTGCTGCGCAGTCTGTTTGGCCGCCTGTTTGGCTTGTAATAAAGAGATCGGAGTTGTTTAGCGAACAACTGTACGCTAAATTGGCTCGGCTTTGACCCATATGAAGGATAATCAGCGTGACCCTAGATAACGACACCAATCCCAGCCTTTCCCTGTGTGAACAAGGCAAAAACTCGTTTACCCGTGAAGAGCTGCTCGCATGCAGCCGTGGCGAATTATTTGGTGAAGGTAACAGCCAGCTCCCCGCCCCCAACATGCTGATGATGGACCGCATCGTCAAGATCAATGACAACGGCGGTGAGCATGGCAAGGGCGAGATCCTGGCCGAACTCGATATCACGCCGGATCTCTGGTTCTTCGACTGCCATTTCCCGGGTGATCCCGTCATGCCCGGTTGCCTGGGGCTCGATGCCATGTGGCAACTGGTCGGCTTCTTCCTCGGCTGGAAAGGCGGCCCTGGCAAAGGCCGTGCTCTGGGTGTGGGTGAAGTAAAATTCACCGGCCAGATCCTGCCGACGGCCAAGAAAGTCACCTACAAGATCACCTTCAAGCGCGTCATCAACCGCAAGCTGGTGATGGGGATCGCCGATGGCGTAGTCGAAGTGGACGGTCGTCCCATCTACAGCGCAACCGACCTGAAAGTGGGCCTGTTCAAGGACACCACCGCCTTCTGATGCGGGTTGAACATCGTGCAAAAAGGGGCCCTCAGGCCCCTTTTCCGTCTCTGCGCTCATCCATCTCTTGATGCGAACGGCAATGTAAAGGGGCCATCGTGGCCCCTTCCCTGTTTCAATGAGTGATGAAGTATCAATTACTTCATGAAGAGGCCTGAGCCTCGCCCTTCCATGGCATCGCGCCAACCACCAAGCCAATGGCCTCTGGCATCCAGGCATTGATACGGACAGGCTTCTTTTTGTTTGCCGACAACGCCAGCCTGATAACCACGAGCGCGAGCTCTTTCCAGACGGTCCCGTTTCTGTCTCTTCATCATCTACGACCCTCTTCGTGGAACAAAAAAAGCGACCAAGTTTTCACCGGTCGCTTTCATCTTTACCCCAGGGGGGGAGCAGGGTCAAACAAAAAATACCATGCTATTCAGCCCATGTGACACAAGATACTGAACTGCATTAACTTTTAATGACACCCTTTTTTAGCGCTGGTAACGGCGCAGCCAGGCGAAGGGCAATGCCAGCAGAGTCAGCCAGAACAGGCTGCCACCGCCACCACCGTCACCATCCTGACCGGTCTGGTTGTTGGCCGGAACATTGCTCACCACGTAGTTGGCGGGGGTGTTGCCCTGGTAATCTTTCACGGTCGGCGCCAGCTTCACCGCGACCACGGTCGCGTTGGTGCGTTTGTTGAGATCATCCTCGCTGTCGTAGCGATAGGCGGTGGCGGCGATGGTGCCGTCAGCACTGATGCCACTGGCATAGGCGATGTGATAGAACTTGCCGTTCTGGGCACACTGCTTGTTGCCCGCATCATCCTGACCGCAGATGAGGTCGTTCAGGTACCAACTGTTGTTCGGGGCCGCCGCGTTCAGCAGGAAGGCTTCCTGCATGCGGTTGGTGCCATTGACCACCGGCTGGGTCTGATGGCGGGAGTCGCGCCAGCCAACCACCATGTTGTGATCGTTGATGGCCGAAGCTTCAGAGCCGGAACCGGAGAGCGGATTGTCCTGCATGGGCACCACGGCCGAGGTGGTCGGGGTGTTCAGGTTGAAGAGGAACATCTCCACCGGGCGGTTCTGGCCCTTGTTGATGCGATAGCGCTGGTTGCCAATCACGTAGCCGTTGTCGTTGACCGCCACCGCCCAGCTGTGTTGCAGCTTCGCATCATCTTTGCCCGGTTGACCTTCCGGCAGCGGGATCACCTGAGTGGTGCCCACGGTACCGGCGGCCAGATCCAGGGTCCAGTAGCTGGCCAGGTTGCGGCCATCCAGATCACCGGAGCCATATTCGCCAGTGGAGCTATACCCAACCCCATAGACGGTGCCGTTGTATTTGGCCGCATCCAGGGCCGATGCCGTCTGCAAGACGGAGTCCCGGCCATTGGCATAGCTGGTCGGCTGGATCAGCTTGTCCAGATTGCCCGAGCCGTTGAACAACCAGAAGCTGGCCTGGGTATCGACCCCCGGGCAGTAACGGTAGTCACCGTACTGATCTTCATTGCCTTCGAAGCAGTAGCGATAGAAGTCGCCATTGACCACATGATTCAGACCCGTGGCGGCCGTCCCGGTCACCAGATACTGACCATCCAGATCCTTGATGGCGGTCGGAATGCTGATGCTATGAGCCAGGCTGTGCGTGCTGGCGGCATCCTTGAGCTCAACAGGGTTGCCATCATTGATGACCGCGTAGGCGGTGCGCACCTTGCCAGCCATCTTGTAGCCGACGCGATCGGAAGGGGTTTCCCCCAGCGCCGTCACCAAGCCATCGGTCTCATTGCTGACCACATAGCCGACGTTGCTGCGCTGATTCGTGTTGGCACGGAAATCGACGCGCCACTGGTAGGCGAAGTTGCCCGTGCTGTTGTCATCCCAGAAGGAGTCACAGACGGAGCTGGACAGCAGGCAGCCCTGCTCAAAGCGGAAGCGATCCACCAGGAAGTCGGCAAACTGGACGGTCGAGAAATACTCGGCCGTATTGTTCTTGGCATTGATCCCGATGAGCCCGCTGCCATCAGTGCTGATCCCGCTGGCATACCCTTTGTCAGAGACATCGACAATGGTGAAGAAAGAGCCTTGTGCCGCCTGCGCGCTGAGGCTAGCGCCGACCAGTACGGCCAGTATGGATAATTGCTTTTTCATCTACTTCCTTATTCCTGATGTTTCAACGCTTCCAACTCCTCCCAACGGGAGAAGGCATGTTCCAATGCGGACTCTGCCGCATTCAATGCATCCAGTTTGGACTGAGTCTGCTCCGCCGGCAGGGAGAAGAAACCGGGGTGGTTGATCTCCGTCTGCAGGGCATCGAGCTCAGCTTCCAGTTGTTCCAGTCGGGCCGGTAGATTATCCAGCTCCAACTGCAACTTGTAAGAGAGTTTTTTGGCTTTTGTGGCCACAGGGCTCGCCACCACGACAGGCTCTGGCGTCTTGCTCGGCGCCGGCTTGCTGGTCGCTTGCGCGGCTTGCTGCGCCCGGGTCGCCATCATGTCGGCGTAGCCGCCCACATAATCGCTGATCCGCCCGTCCCCTTCAAACAGCCAGCAACCGGTCACCGTGTTGTCGATGAAACGGCGATCGTGACTGACCAGCAGCAGGGTGCCGGGGTAGTCTGTCAGCAACTCCTCCAGCAATTCCAGCGTTTCGACATCCAGATCGTTGGTTGGTTCATCCAAAATCAACAAGTTACTGGGTTTCAAGAACAGCTTGGCCAACAGTAGACGGTTTTTCTCGCCCCCTGACAAGGCCTTGACCGGCGTACGTGCCCGTTTGGGTTCAAACAGGAAGTCCTGCAGGTAGCCGAGGATATGGCGGGAGCGACCGCGGACCATCACCTCCTGCTTGCCCTCCCCCACGTTGTCCACCACGGTCTGCTCGGGATCGAGCTGCTCGCGGTACTGATCAAAATAGGCCACCTCGAGGTTGGTTCCCCCCTTCACCTTGCCACGGCTGGGGGCCAGTTGCCCCAGCAGCAGCTTGATGAGGGTGGACTTGCCACAACCATTGGGGCCGACCAGGGCAATCTTGTCACCACGCAGCACCTGCAAGTCCAGCCCCTGGAACAGGGTGCGATCGCCGAAGTCCAGCCCCAGCCCCTCGGTCTCAAACACCAGCTTGCCGGAGCGATTGACCTCATCGAGCTGCAACTTGGCCTTGCCCTGCAGCTCGCGGCGCTGACTGCGCTCTATGCGCATCGCCTCAAGGGCTCTCACTCGTCCCTCGTTGCGGGTACGACGGGCCTTGATGCCCTGGCGTACCCACACCTCTTCCTGGGCCAGCTTTCTGTCGAACTCGGCGTTTTTCAGCTCCTCGACTCGCAGCCACTCCTCTTTGCCCTGCAGATACTCGTCATAGTTGCCGGGCCAGGAGGTGATCTCGCCGCGATCCAGATCGATGATCCGGGTCGCCAGCTTGTGGATGAACTCCCGATCGTGGGAGATGAAGACGATGGCGCCACGGAAATCTTTCAGGAAATCTTCCAGCCAGTTGATGGCCTCGATATCCAGGTGGTTGGTCGGCTCGTCCAGGAGCAGCAGATCCGGATCGCAGGCCAGGGCCCGGGCCAGGGCCACCTTGCGCAGCCAGCCGCCGGAGAGGCTGTCGAGGGTCACGTCGGGGTCGAGGTTGAGCAGGGTCAGCACCTGGTTGATGCGGGTCTCCAGCTGCCAGCCATTCTGGTAATCGAGCTTCTCTTGCAACTCGCTCATGATGCGGATGTTGGTATCGCTCGGATCATGGGCCAGCTCGAGGGAGATGTGGTGATATTGCTTGAGCAGCTCGCCGACCCCGGCCAACCCTTCTGCGGCATAGTCAAATACCGTCAGTTCACTGGAAGCGGGAGGATCCTGCTCGAGGCGCGTCACTTTCAGATCCTGCTGCAGCACCAGACGGCCATCGTCCAGCGGCAATTCCCCCGCGATCACCTTCATCAGGGTGGATTTGCCCGCCCCGTTGCGACCCACCAGACACAGACGCTCCCCCCGTTCGATGGAGAGCTCCGCCTTGTCCAACAGCGGGAAGTCACTGAACGACAGACAAGCGTCGTGCAATGTTAATAAAGCCATGAAGTATCCTTGTTAACGGCCAAAGGGTGGAAGAAGGCACTGCCCTGACCCACCCTTTCGCTACATTATGTTGTCTCGCCCGCAACCCAGGCGCCGAGATCCGCCAGGGTAAACGGCCAGCCAAGCTCCCGGCCCGCCTCGTCGCGCAGCACCGGGATGCGAACCCGGTAGGCGGCGAGCCAGGCATCATCCGCCATGATGTCGCA containing:
- a CDS encoding zonular occludens toxin domain-containing protein, giving the protein MAIVIEHGHNGSYKSSSVIWYRLLPALREGRLVVTNAAGMYPLHRIEEFLGEKFPETARLFRVSSQDPKAQQLWRVWHHWMPIGAFVFIDECQDIYDRDVFSGKPEYDLKPIDYYDSILPADFIQQYKDTLESYRPDNIEECDIDDTGKVVFDEAGRIMYPTSPKESFMRHRHYNWDVVLATPDITAIPRPVRACCEVAFSYSSKDSFILSKRKPRIYEHNPLDNGIPTKQSVIFKRHVPVAVHRLYKSTQTGNITKSGQSKGPLSSFKVRLVLFGVLPCLLGYFFYLLYQRSAMDNPLVKEAAMVDSSGGADSTAGSVAMPVSGSDGVGAVAGQPFLMPFRVTELFMTGASGAIYAGRFEGMVIFSGVRGNQELAFNSDDLVNMGYKVDYLGDCYSVVTDKTGRAITVNCAPRIYSKPEASGKNVMPDNVVQLANMTNLSS
- a CDS encoding Lon protease family protein, with amino-acid sequence MAELASEQLKPAFSIEQFPALSELEPIPFAALQPRAISGIKRLASFDGDCPVMLLNGFPGADYEHVCQTLIAASNGKDGDLFDLCYTENLNNPFKPIWLRLQPGTGFEFCEMVGELLKLMSHHLDAERLVTRIIRKQENDPKIVDFLSDLAAHVAQGLEFQHPVLINLLIHHEEQQAPIVYGRDLNWDTLFGSINYQTEQGSVYANQHLLEPGLMREANGGYLILQLDELLDQPHLWFKLKNAMFKGELDWNAYQEGKTLTPFFTPEATPIRFKLILVGDRLEVAEFQMLDRDMSERIFLRADLVSEVNIEEDLPAFLQYLAWLRERWELLDFTPAALLALCRHASRLCDHQEWLALSEVQLSALMRMADSLAREMEADIVTDEHIMLALEEQDYRLNYLVEQSDQGVIDGQILLQTDGEEVGQINGLSVIQVAGHPYDFGEPVRLTATVHLGDGDVADIERKAELAGHIHAKAMMIIHGYLSNKFGAENPSPLSANLVFEQSYHEIDGDSASLTGLCALLSALARQPIYQHFAVTGAVDQFGNVQAVGGVNEKIEGFFRVCKIHGLTGKQGILLPGTNAQQLNLSDEVIAAVEAGQFHIHPVDHVEEAIELLTGCVAGEPDMPDTLFGRIQERLDELNGTAPKSGLLRSLFGRLFGL
- the fabA gene encoding 3-hydroxyacyl-[acyl-carrier-protein] dehydratase FabA, yielding MTLDNDTNPSLSLCEQGKNSFTREELLACSRGELFGEGNSQLPAPNMLMMDRIVKINDNGGEHGKGEILAELDITPDLWFFDCHFPGDPVMPGCLGLDAMWQLVGFFLGWKGGPGKGRALGVGEVKFTGQILPTAKKVTYKITFKRVINRKLVMGIADGVVEVDGRPIYSATDLKVGLFKDTTAF
- the rmf gene encoding ribosome modulation factor; the protein is MMKRQKRDRLERARARGYQAGVVGKQKEACPYQCLDARGHWLGGWRDAMEGRGSGLFMK
- a CDS encoding DUF3466 family protein, translated to MKKQLSILAVLVGASLSAQAAQGSFFTIVDVSDKGYASGISTDGSGLIGINAKNNTAEYFSTVQFADFLVDRFRFEQGCLLSSSVCDSFWDDNSTGNFAYQWRVDFRANTNQRSNVGYVVSNETDGLVTALGETPSDRVGYKMAGKVRTAYAVINDGNPVELKDAASTHSLAHSISIPTAIKDLDGQYLVTGTAATGLNHVVNGDFYRYCFEGNEDQYGDYRYCPGVDTQASFWLFNGSGNLDKLIQPTSYANGRDSVLQTASALDAAKYNGTVYGVGYSSTGEYGSGDLDGRNLASYWTLDLAAGTVGTTQVIPLPEGQPGKDDAKLQHSWAVAVNDNGYVIGNQRYRINKGQNRPVEMFLFNLNTPTTSAVVPMQDNPLSGSGSEASAINDHNMVVGWRDSRHQTQPVVNGTNRMQEAFLLNAAAPNNSWYLNDLICGQDDAGNKQCAQNGKFYHIAYASGISADGTIAATAYRYDSEDDLNKRTNATVVAVKLAPTVKDYQGNTPANYVVSNVPANNQTGQDGDGGGGGSLFWLTLLALPFAWLRRYQR
- the uup gene encoding ATP-binding cassette ATPase Uup is translated as MALLTLHDACLSFSDFPLLDKAELSIERGERLCLVGRNGAGKSTLMKVIAGELPLDDGRLVLQQDLKVTRLEQDPPASSELTVFDYAAEGLAGVGELLKQYHHISLELAHDPSDTNIRIMSELQEKLDYQNGWQLETRINQVLTLLNLDPDVTLDSLSGGWLRKVALARALACDPDLLLLDEPTNHLDIEAINWLEDFLKDFRGAIVFISHDREFIHKLATRIIDLDRGEITSWPGNYDEYLQGKEEWLRVEELKNAEFDRKLAQEEVWVRQGIKARRTRNEGRVRALEAMRIERSQRRELQGKAKLQLDEVNRSGKLVFETEGLGLDFGDRTLFQGLDLQVLRGDKIALVGPNGCGKSTLIKLLLGQLAPSRGKVKGGTNLEVAYFDQYREQLDPEQTVVDNVGEGKQEVMVRGRSRHILGYLQDFLFEPKRARTPVKALSGGEKNRLLLAKLFLKPSNLLILDEPTNDLDVETLELLEELLTDYPGTLLLVSHDRRFIDNTVTGCWLFEGDGRISDYVGGYADMMATRAQQAAQATSKPAPSKTPEPVVVASPVATKAKKLSYKLQLELDNLPARLEQLEAELDALQTEINHPGFFSLPAEQTQSKLDALNAAESALEHAFSRWEELEALKHQE
- a CDS encoding glutaredoxin family protein, with protein sequence MLSLFHTDGCHLCEQAWALVEQAGLAERTRRCDIMADDAWLAAYRVRIPVLRDEAGRELGWPFTLADLGAWVAGETT